In Halanaeroarchaeum sp. HSR-CO, one DNA window encodes the following:
- a CDS encoding class I SAM-dependent methyltransferase — MDEQHTFDADAAESLEEVVRYRYLSRDELVGALNPTGDEDVVDLGSGTGFYTRDVAPYVGTVRAVDLQPEMHEHFRAEGVPDNVEVVSAGIAEMPFGDSTFDAAYSTMTFHEIVSEASLAAVRRVLRPGARFVVVDWSAEGEGERGPPLTARYGPEQAAQRIEDAGFEVKNWSGRPETFLVVAAVPT; from the coding sequence ATGGACGAACAGCACACATTCGACGCCGATGCTGCCGAATCCCTGGAAGAGGTCGTTCGCTATCGATATCTCTCGCGGGACGAACTCGTCGGCGCGCTCAACCCAACTGGTGACGAGGACGTGGTGGACCTCGGGAGCGGGACCGGGTTCTACACGCGAGACGTGGCTCCCTACGTCGGGACCGTTCGCGCCGTCGACCTGCAACCGGAGATGCACGAGCACTTCCGCGCCGAAGGGGTCCCAGACAACGTCGAGGTGGTCTCGGCCGGCATCGCGGAGATGCCCTTCGGGGACTCGACGTTCGACGCTGCCTACTCCACGATGACGTTTCACGAGATCGTCAGTGAGGCGTCACTGGCGGCGGTCAGACGGGTCCTTCGACCGGGGGCACGATTCGTCGTCGTGGACTGGTCGGCCGAGGGGGAGGGCGAACGCGGCCCACCACTGACTGCCCGGTACGGTCCCGAGCAGGCCGCCCAGCGCATCGAAGATGCGGGATTCGAGGTGAAAAACTGGAGTGGCCGACCGGAAACCTTCCTCGTCGTCGCGGCCGTTCCGACCTGA
- a CDS encoding bifunctional nuclease family protein, which translates to MDHEATVRGVAVTDEDERVPAVLLDVRDEILPVFVTGDQAQSIQIALSPETFERPLTHDLFVEMLTEFGAAIDRVRIDELREGTFYGKLDVEQYDDGNRTEMTFDVRPSDAIAIAVRVDAPIFVSDEVVDAAGQEPDSVRFEEE; encoded by the coding sequence ATGGACCACGAAGCCACGGTGCGGGGGGTCGCCGTGACGGACGAGGACGAGCGAGTGCCGGCCGTGCTCCTCGACGTCCGTGACGAGATACTACCGGTGTTCGTGACGGGGGACCAGGCACAATCGATCCAGATCGCACTCTCTCCGGAGACCTTCGAGCGGCCACTCACCCACGACCTGTTCGTCGAGATGCTCACCGAGTTCGGTGCGGCCATCGACCGCGTCCGCATCGACGAGTTGCGGGAGGGTACGTTCTACGGGAAACTCGACGTCGAACAGTACGACGACGGCAATCGAACGGAGATGACCTTCGACGTCAGACCGAGCGACGCGATCGCTATCGCGGTGCGGGTCGACGCTCCCATCTTCGTCTCCGACGAGGTCGTCGACGCTGCCGGTCAGGAGCCCGATTCGGTCCGCTTCGAAGAGGAGTGA
- a CDS encoding NAD-dependent epimerase/dehydratase family protein, whose amino-acid sequence MELSGKRIVVTGGAGLVGSHLAAALADENDVLAVDDLSKGSREQVPDTVEFAKRDVSVSADVADVITEDVDIVFHFAAYTDTNFDDPRTLFEENTEMTYTVLERMDEVGVSNVVFTSSSTVYGEAPMPTPEDFGPLEPISIYGAAKLADEGLVSTYAHSYDIDAWIFRFANIVGPHQRGNVIPDFIEKLLDDPARLEILGNGRQEKSYMHVEQCVDAMRHVVEHATDDCTIVNLGTKTTTSVTDIADIVADELGVDPEYEFTGGDRGWTGDVPKMRLATEKLSNLGWEPTETSDDAVRRATEQLVAELRAERDRNQ is encoded by the coding sequence ATGGAACTCTCCGGCAAGCGAATCGTCGTGACCGGTGGGGCAGGTCTCGTCGGCTCGCATCTCGCTGCGGCGCTCGCCGACGAGAACGACGTGCTGGCGGTCGACGACCTCTCGAAGGGGTCACGCGAGCAGGTCCCAGACACCGTCGAGTTCGCGAAACGCGACGTTAGCGTCTCGGCCGACGTCGCCGACGTCATCACCGAGGACGTGGACATCGTCTTCCACTTCGCCGCATATACGGACACCAACTTCGACGACCCGCGCACCCTGTTCGAAGAGAACACCGAGATGACCTACACCGTCCTCGAACGGATGGACGAGGTCGGCGTCTCGAACGTCGTGTTCACGTCGTCGTCGACCGTCTACGGCGAGGCACCGATGCCCACCCCGGAGGATTTCGGTCCGCTCGAACCGATCAGCATCTACGGTGCGGCCAAACTGGCCGACGAGGGACTCGTCTCGACGTACGCACATTCCTACGACATCGACGCCTGGATCTTCAGATTCGCCAACATCGTCGGTCCCCACCAGCGCGGCAACGTCATCCCCGATTTCATCGAGAAACTCCTCGACGACCCAGCGAGACTCGAAATCCTCGGGAACGGCCGCCAGGAGAAATCGTACATGCACGTAGAACAGTGTGTCGACGCCATGCGACACGTCGTCGAACACGCGACCGACGATTGCACCATCGTCAATCTCGGAACGAAGACGACCACGTCGGTCACCGACATCGCCGACATCGTCGCAGACGAACTCGGCGTGGACCCGGAGTACGAGTTCACCGGCGGTGACCGCGGGTGGACCGGCGACGTCCCGAAGATGCGACTCGCGACCGAGAAACTCTCCAACCTGGGCTGGGAGCCGACCGAAACGAGCGACGACGCCGTGAGACGAGCCACGGAACAGTTGGTAGCTGAACTCCGTGCTGAACGGGACCGAAATCAGTGA